The Klebsiella sp. RHBSTW-00484 genome includes a window with the following:
- the lysS gene encoding lysine--tRNA ligase, with translation MSEQQAQGADAAIDLNNELKARREKLAALREQGIPFPNDFRRDHTSDQLHADFDAKENEELEALNVEVAVAGRMMTRRIMGKASFVTLQDVGGRIQLYVARDDLAEGVYNEQFKKWDLGDIIAARGKLFKTKTGELSIHCTELRLLTKALRPLPDKFHGLQDQEARYRQRYLDLISNDESRNTFKIRSQILAGIRQFMVGRNFMEVETPMMQVIPGGASARPFVTHHNALDMDMYLRIAPELYLKRLVVGGFERVFEINRNFRNEGISVRHNPEFTMMELYMAYADYKDLIELTESLFRTLAQNILGNTAVPYGDETFDFGKPFEKLTMREAIKKYRPETEMADLDNFDSAKAIAESIGVHVEKSWGLGRIVTEIFEEVAEAHLIQPTFITEYPAEVSPLARRNDENPEITDRFEFFIGGREIGNGFSELNDAEDQAQRFLDQVNAKAAGDDEAMFYDEDYVTALEHGLPPTAGLGIGIDRMVMLFTNSHTIRDVILFPAMRPVK, from the coding sequence ATGTCTGAACAACAAGCACAGGGCGCTGACGCGGCAATTGACCTTAATAATGAACTGAAAGCCCGTCGTGAGAAGCTGGCCGCACTGCGTGAGCAGGGTATCCCGTTCCCGAATGATTTCCGTCGTGACCACACCTCTGATCAACTGCACGCTGACTTCGATGCGAAAGAAAACGAAGAGCTGGAAGCGCTGAACGTTGAAGTCGCCGTTGCTGGCCGCATGATGACCCGTCGTATCATGGGTAAAGCCTCTTTCGTTACGCTGCAGGACGTTGGCGGCCGCATTCAGCTGTACGTTGCGCGTGACGATCTGGCGGAAGGCGTCTACAACGAGCAGTTCAAGAAATGGGACCTCGGGGACATCATCGCTGCACGCGGTAAGCTGTTCAAAACCAAAACCGGTGAACTCTCTATCCATTGCACCGAGTTGCGTTTGCTGACCAAAGCCCTGCGCCCGCTGCCGGACAAATTCCACGGCCTGCAGGATCAGGAAGCGCGCTATCGTCAGCGCTACCTGGACCTGATCTCCAACGATGAATCCCGCAACACGTTTAAAATTCGTTCGCAGATCCTGGCTGGCATTCGTCAGTTCATGGTTGGCCGCAACTTTATGGAAGTGGAAACCCCGATGATGCAGGTGATCCCCGGCGGCGCATCTGCCCGTCCGTTTGTCACTCATCACAATGCCCTGGATATGGACATGTACCTGCGTATCGCGCCGGAACTGTACCTGAAGCGTCTGGTGGTCGGCGGCTTCGAGCGCGTGTTCGAAATCAACCGTAACTTCCGTAACGAAGGCATCTCCGTTCGTCATAACCCAGAGTTCACCATGATGGAACTCTATATGGCTTATGCGGACTATAAAGATCTGATCGAGCTGACCGAATCCCTGTTCCGCACCCTGGCGCAGAATATCCTCGGCAACACTGCGGTGCCTTATGGCGATGAGACCTTCGACTTCGGCAAGCCGTTTGAAAAACTGACCATGCGCGAAGCGATTAAGAAATACCGTCCGGAAACCGAGATGGCGGATCTGGATAACTTCGATTCCGCGAAAGCCATTGCTGAAAGCATCGGCGTTCACGTTGAGAAAAGCTGGGGCCTGGGCCGTATCGTGACCGAGATCTTCGAAGAAGTCGCGGAAGCGCACCTGATTCAGCCGACTTTCATTACTGAATACCCGGCAGAAGTCTCTCCGCTGGCGCGTCGTAACGACGAGAACCCGGAAATCACCGACCGCTTTGAATTCTTTATCGGCGGGCGCGAAATCGGTAACGGCTTCAGCGAACTGAACGACGCAGAAGACCAGGCGCAGCGCTTCCTCGATCAGGTAAACGCGAAAGCCGCTGGTGATGACGAAGCGATGTTCTATGACGAAGACTACGTGACCGCGCTGGAGCACGGCCTGCCGCCGACTGCGGGTCTGGGTATTGGTATCGACCGTATGGTCATGCTGTTTACCAACAGCCACACCATCCGCGACGTGATCCTGTTCCCGGCGATGCGTCCGGTAAAATAA
- a CDS encoding nucleobase:cation symporter-2 family protein: protein MSAIDSQLPPPAEPGGTIDEVDRILSPGKLVVLGLQHVLVMYAGAVAVPLMIGDRLGLNKEAVALLISSDLFCCGVVTLLQCIGIGRFMGIRLPVIMSVTFAAVTPMIAIGMNPDIGLLGIFGATIAAGIITTLLAPLIGRLIPLFPPLVTGVVITSIGLSIIQVGIDWAAGGKGNPQYGDPVYLGISFAVLVFILLITRFAKGFLSNVAVLLGIIFGFALSWMMNEVNLSGLQDASWFAIVTPMAFGMPVFDPVSILTMTAVLIIVFIESMGMFLALGEIVGRKLSSQDIIRGLRVDGVGSLIGGLFNSFPHTSFSQNVGLVSVTRVYSRWVCIASGVILILFGMVPKMAVLVASIPQFVLGGAGLVMFGMVLATGIRILSRCNYTTNRYNLYIVAISLGVGMTPTLSHDFFSKLPAVLQPLLHSGIMLATVSAVVLNLFFNGYRHHTELAQETASSGGKVRTVRMWLLLRKLKKSQREE, encoded by the coding sequence ATGAGCGCCATAGATTCTCAACTTCCACCTCCCGCCGAACCCGGCGGCACCATCGACGAGGTTGACCGCATCTTATCGCCGGGAAAGCTGGTCGTCCTCGGGCTACAGCATGTACTGGTGATGTATGCAGGCGCAGTGGCAGTGCCGCTGATGATCGGCGACCGGCTCGGGCTGAATAAAGAGGCCGTCGCGCTGCTGATTAGCTCCGATCTGTTTTGCTGCGGCGTGGTGACGCTGCTGCAATGCATTGGGATCGGTCGCTTTATGGGCATTCGTCTGCCGGTAATTATGTCGGTGACGTTTGCCGCCGTAACGCCGATGATCGCCATCGGGATGAATCCGGATATTGGCCTGCTGGGGATTTTTGGCGCAACCATTGCCGCAGGCATCATCACCACCTTACTGGCACCGCTTATCGGGCGCTTAATCCCGCTGTTTCCTCCGCTGGTTACCGGTGTGGTGATTACCTCTATCGGCCTGAGCATTATCCAGGTCGGCATCGACTGGGCCGCCGGGGGAAAAGGGAATCCGCAGTACGGCGATCCGGTTTATTTGGGTATTTCATTTGCCGTGCTCGTTTTTATCTTATTAATCACCCGCTTTGCCAAAGGTTTCCTGTCCAACGTCGCCGTATTGTTAGGCATTATTTTCGGCTTTGCGCTGTCGTGGATGATGAATGAGGTTAACCTCTCCGGCCTGCAGGACGCCTCGTGGTTTGCCATCGTCACGCCAATGGCCTTCGGTATGCCGGTGTTTGATCCGGTATCGATCCTGACCATGACGGCGGTGTTAATCATCGTCTTTATCGAATCGATGGGCATGTTCCTCGCCCTCGGGGAGATTGTCGGTCGCAAACTGTCTTCGCAGGATATTATCCGCGGACTGCGCGTTGATGGCGTGGGCTCGCTGATTGGCGGCTTATTTAATAGCTTTCCCCATACGTCATTTTCACAAAACGTCGGACTGGTCAGCGTGACCCGGGTATACAGCCGCTGGGTGTGTATTGCCTCTGGGGTGATTTTGATTCTGTTTGGCATGGTGCCCAAAATGGCGGTACTGGTGGCATCGATCCCGCAGTTTGTACTGGGCGGAGCCGGTCTGGTGATGTTTGGCATGGTGCTGGCGACGGGGATTCGCATTCTGTCGCGCTGTAACTACACCACCAATCGCTACAACCTCTATATTGTGGCGATCAGCCTCGGCGTGGGCATGACGCCAACATTGTCACATGATTTCTTTTCTAAACTGCCTGCCGTACTCCAGCCGCTGCTGCATAGCGGTATTATGCTGGCCACCGTTAGCGCCGTGGTGCTTAACCTCTTCTTTAATGGTTATCGCCACCATACGGAACTGGCGCAAGAAACGGCATCCTCGGGTGGAAAAGTCCGTACGGTACGCATGTGGTTGCTGCTGCGAAAGCTAAAAAAGAGCCAGCGGGAGGAGTGA
- the guaD gene encoding guanine deaminase — protein MSGEHTLKAVRGSFIDITRTIEHPEELESALRFIEDGLLLIREGKVEWFGEWEKGKHRVPEAIRVRDYRGKLVIPGFVDTHIHYPQSEMVGAYGEQLLEWLNKHTFPTERRYQDLEYAREMSSFFLKQLLRNGTTTALVFGTVHPQSVDALFEAASHINMRMIAGKVMMDRNAPEYLLDDAESSYQQSKALIERWHKNGRLLYAITPRFAPTSTPQQLAMAQRLRQEYPDTWVHTHLCENKDEIAWVKELYPDHDGYLDVYHQYGLTGKNCVFAHCVHLEEKEWDRLSETDSSIAFCPTSNLYLGSGLFNLQKAWRKKIKVGLGTDIGAGTTFNMLQTLNEAYKVVQLQGYRLSAYEAFYLATLGGAKALGLDHLIGNFTPGKEADFVVLEPTATPLQQLRYDNSVSLVDKLFVMMTLGDDRSIYRTYIDGRLVYERT, from the coding sequence ATGTCAGGAGAACACACGCTAAAAGCCGTGCGTGGTAGCTTTATCGATATCACGCGCACCATCGAACATCCCGAGGAGCTCGAATCGGCGCTGCGGTTTATCGAGGATGGATTGCTGTTAATTCGCGAGGGCAAAGTCGAATGGTTTGGCGAATGGGAAAAGGGAAAACATCGGGTTCCTGAAGCCATCCGGGTCCGCGATTATCGCGGCAAGCTGGTGATTCCGGGATTTGTCGATACCCATATTCACTACCCGCAGAGCGAGATGGTTGGCGCCTATGGCGAGCAGCTGTTGGAGTGGCTGAACAAGCACACCTTCCCCACCGAGCGGCGCTATCAGGACCTGGAATATGCGCGCGAAATGTCCTCTTTTTTCCTCAAGCAGCTACTGCGTAACGGCACTACCACCGCGCTGGTCTTCGGCACCGTGCATCCGCAATCGGTAGACGCCCTGTTTGAAGCCGCCAGCCATATCAACATGCGCATGATTGCGGGCAAAGTGATGATGGACCGCAACGCGCCGGAGTATCTGCTGGATGATGCCGAAAGCAGCTACCAGCAAAGCAAAGCGCTGATTGAACGCTGGCACAAAAATGGTCGCCTGCTGTATGCCATCACCCCGCGCTTCGCCCCAACCTCAACGCCGCAACAGCTGGCGATGGCGCAACGTCTGCGCCAGGAGTATCCCGACACCTGGGTACATACGCATCTGTGTGAAAACAAAGATGAAATTGCCTGGGTTAAAGAGCTCTATCCCGATCATGATGGCTACCTTGACGTCTATCACCAGTATGGTTTGACCGGTAAAAACTGCGTTTTCGCCCACTGCGTACATCTGGAAGAGAAAGAGTGGGATCGCCTGAGCGAAACCGACTCCAGCATCGCTTTTTGCCCCACCTCGAACCTGTACCTCGGCAGCGGGCTGTTCAATTTGCAAAAAGCCTGGCGTAAGAAAATCAAGGTTGGGCTGGGCACCGACATCGGCGCAGGCACCACCTTCAACATGCTGCAAACGCTAAACGAAGCCTACAAAGTGGTGCAGTTGCAGGGGTATCGGCTCTCGGCCTATGAGGCGTTCTACCTGGCAACCCTCGGCGGCGCGAAAGCGCTGGGGCTTGACCATCTGATTGGTAATTTCACTCCGGGCAAAGAGGCCGACTTTGTGGTGCTGGAGCCGACGGCGACGCCGTTGCAGCAGCTACGCTACGACAACTCGGTATCCCTGGTCGACAAGCTGTTCGTGATGATGACGCTGGGTGACGATCGTTCTATTTATCGTACCTATATTGACGGCCGCCTGGTGTATGAGCGCACCTGA
- the ghxQ gene encoding guanine/hypoxanthine transporter GhxQ, producing the protein MSGDTLPTPDASQPRGALDAYFKISARGSTVRQEVLAGLTTFLAMVYSVIVVPGMLGKAGFPPAAVFVATCLVAGFGSLLMGLWANLPMAIGCAISLTAFTAFSLVLGQHISIPVALGAVFLMGVIFTAISVTGVRTWILRNLPMGIAHGTGIGIGLFLLLIAANGVGMVIKNPLEGLPVALGSFTSFPVIMSLLGLAVIFGLEKNRVPGGILLVIIAISIIGLIFDPAVQYHGLVAIPSLSGEDGKSLIFSLDIMGALQPTVLPSVLALVMTAVFDATGTIRAVAGQANLLDKDNQIINGGKALTSDSISSVFSGLVGAAPAAVYIESAAGTAAGGKTGLTATIVGLLFLLILFLSPLSYLIPGYATAPALMYVGLLMLSNVSKLDFDDFIDAMSGLVCAVFIVLTCNIVTGIMLGFVTLVVGRVFAREWQKLNIGTVIITLALVAFYAGGWAI; encoded by the coding sequence ATGTCTGGAGATACTCTGCCTACCCCGGATGCATCGCAGCCCCGCGGTGCGCTGGACGCTTATTTCAAAATTTCGGCTCGCGGCAGTACGGTTCGCCAGGAAGTGCTGGCGGGACTCACCACCTTTCTGGCGATGGTCTATTCGGTCATCGTGGTGCCCGGCATGTTGGGAAAAGCGGGTTTCCCGCCCGCCGCCGTGTTTGTCGCCACTTGCCTGGTTGCGGGCTTCGGTTCACTGCTGATGGGGCTGTGGGCAAACCTGCCAATGGCCATCGGCTGCGCCATTTCCCTGACCGCCTTTACCGCCTTTAGCCTGGTGCTGGGGCAGCACATCAGCATTCCCGTCGCCTTGGGCGCGGTTTTTCTGATGGGGGTAATTTTCACCGCCATTTCGGTTACCGGGGTGCGCACCTGGATCTTGCGTAACCTGCCGATGGGTATCGCTCACGGTACCGGCATCGGTATTGGGCTGTTTCTGCTGCTCATTGCAGCGAACGGTGTCGGCATGGTGATAAAAAACCCACTGGAAGGGCTGCCGGTGGCGCTCGGATCGTTTACTTCCTTTCCGGTGATCATGAGCCTGTTGGGTCTGGCGGTAATTTTTGGTCTGGAAAAAAATCGCGTCCCCGGGGGGATCCTACTGGTCATTATTGCCATTTCAATTATCGGCCTGATTTTCGATCCCGCCGTTCAGTATCACGGCCTGGTCGCGATACCCAGCCTGAGCGGTGAAGATGGTAAATCACTGATTTTTAGTCTCGACATCATGGGTGCGCTCCAGCCCACCGTGCTTCCCAGCGTGCTGGCGCTGGTGATGACCGCCGTATTCGACGCCACCGGCACTATCCGCGCCGTGGCCGGGCAGGCAAACCTGCTGGATAAAGACAACCAGATTATCAACGGCGGCAAAGCGCTGACCAGCGACTCCATTAGCTCCGTGTTCTCCGGCCTGGTCGGTGCCGCCCCTGCGGCGGTCTATATTGAATCCGCCGCAGGAACCGCCGCCGGAGGGAAAACCGGCCTGACGGCGACCATCGTCGGCCTCCTGTTCCTGTTGATTCTGTTTTTATCGCCGCTGTCGTATTTGATTCCCGGCTACGCCACCGCGCCCGCGCTGATGTACGTGGGGTTACTGATGCTAAGTAACGTCTCGAAGCTCGATTTTGATGACTTTATTGATGCAATGTCCGGGCTGGTCTGCGCGGTATTTATCGTCCTGACCTGCAATATCGTCACCGGCATTATGCTGGGTTTTGTCACCCTGGTTGTCGGGCGTGTCTTCGCTCGCGAGTGGCAAAAGCTGAATATCGGCACCGTGATTATCACCCTCGCCCTGGTGGCATTCTATGCCGGAGGATGGGCGATTTAA
- the idi gene encoding isopentenyl-diphosphate Delta-isomerase: MRQEHVILLDEQDKPSGMLEKYTAHTLDTPLHLAFSCWLFNEHGQLLVTRRSLDKKAWPGVWTNSVCGHPQTGETFEQAVARRCRFELGVDIHSITPVYPEFRYRAVAPNGIVENEVCPVYAARRASPLQINPDEVMDFQWCNLEDVFSGIRATPWAFSPWMVMQAADDNARNALINFSRQA; the protein is encoded by the coding sequence ATGCGACAGGAACATGTCATCTTGCTGGATGAGCAAGATAAGCCTTCAGGTATGCTGGAGAAGTATACCGCTCACACCCTCGACACCCCGCTGCACCTCGCGTTTTCCTGCTGGTTGTTTAATGAACATGGCCAGTTACTGGTCACCCGGCGTTCGCTGGATAAAAAAGCCTGGCCCGGCGTGTGGACTAACTCAGTTTGCGGGCACCCGCAAACGGGCGAAACGTTTGAGCAGGCCGTTGCGCGCCGCTGCCGCTTTGAGCTGGGCGTCGATATCCACAGCATAACGCCTGTTTATCCTGAATTTCGCTATCGGGCCGTGGCGCCAAACGGTATTGTCGAAAATGAAGTCTGCCCGGTGTATGCCGCCCGAAGAGCCAGCCCGCTACAGATAAATCCTGATGAAGTGATGGATTTCCAGTGGTGCAATCTTGAAGATGTTTTCAGCGGGATCCGCGCCACGCCGTGGGCTTTCAGCCCGTGGATGGTGATGCAGGCTGCGGATGATAATGCGCGTAACGCATTGATAAACTTTAGCCGTCAGGCATAA
- the prfB gene encoding peptide chain release factor 2 (programmed frameshift), with product MFEINPVNNRIQDLTERSNVLRGYLDYDAKKERLEEVNAELEQPDVWNEPERAQALGKERSSLEAIVDTLDQMSQGLEDVSGLLELAVEADDEETFNEAVAELDVLEEKLAQLEFRRMFSGEYDSADCYLDIQAGSGGTEAQDWASMLTRMYLRWAEARGFKTEIIEESEGEVAGIKSVTIKIIGDYAYGWLRTETGVHRLVRKSPFDSGGRRHTSFSSAFVYPEVDDDIDIEINPADLRIDVYRASGAGGQHVNRTESAVRITHIPTNTVTQCQNDRSQHKNKDQAMKQMKAKLYELEMQKKNAEKQAMEDTKSDIGWGSQIRSYVLDDSRIKDLRTGVETRNTQAVLDGSLDQFIEASLKAGL from the exons ATGTTTGAAATAAATCCGGTAAATAACCGCATTCAGGACCTCACGGAGCGCTCGAACGTTCTTAGGGGGTATCTT GACTACGATGCTAAGAAAGAGCGTCTCGAAGAAGTAAACGCCGAGCTGGAACAGCCGGACGTGTGGAACGAGCCAGAGCGCGCACAGGCGCTGGGCAAAGAACGTTCCTCGCTGGAAGCCATCGTGGATACGCTGGATCAGATGTCCCAGGGGCTGGAAGACGTTTCCGGTCTGCTGGAGCTGGCCGTTGAAGCCGACGACGAAGAGACCTTCAACGAAGCCGTTGCTGAACTCGACGTGCTGGAAGAGAAACTCGCGCAGTTGGAATTCCGCCGTATGTTCTCCGGTGAATACGACAGCGCCGATTGCTATCTGGATATCCAGGCCGGTTCCGGCGGTACGGAAGCGCAGGACTGGGCCAGCATGCTGACGCGTATGTATCTGCGCTGGGCCGAAGCGCGTGGCTTTAAAACCGAGATTATCGAAGAGTCTGAAGGCGAAGTGGCGGGTATTAAGTCCGTCACCATTAAGATTATCGGCGACTACGCCTACGGCTGGTTGCGTACCGAAACCGGCGTCCATCGCCTGGTGCGTAAGAGCCCGTTCGATTCCGGCGGCCGTCGCCACACCTCTTTCAGCTCTGCGTTCGTTTACCCGGAAGTGGATGACGATATTGATATCGAAATCAACCCGGCGGATCTGCGTATCGACGTTTACCGCGCATCCGGTGCGGGCGGTCAGCACGTTAACCGTACGGAATCTGCGGTGCGTATCACCCATATTCCAACCAATACGGTCACCCAATGCCAGAACGACCGTTCACAGCACAAGAACAAAGACCAGGCCATGAAGCAGATGAAAGCGAAGCTTTATGAGCTGGAAATGCAGAAGAAAAATGCCGAGAAGCAGGCGATGGAAGATACCAAATCCGACATCGGCTGGGGCAGCCAGATCCGTTCTTACGTGCTGGACGATTCCCGCATTAAAGATCTGCGCACCGGGGTGGAAACCCGCAACACTCAGGCAGTGCTGGACGGCAGCCTGGATCAATTTATCGAAGCAAGTTTGAAAGCAGGGTTATGA